CTCTAATAAGGCTATtgatataaattaattttattcataGCCTGCAGTTTTACCTCATAAGAGGCCCAGAATCCTTCTTCACCGGTGTAGCAGCCTTCTTCACCGGGACCACTGGCTGGTGCTCCAACATCACTGGATGCAGAGGAGAGGTCAAAAGCTCGCCCATATGCTGCAATCCCCATGTTTAACTTTTGTGTGGGTACTCCCTGGTCCCTCCAGTACCGCATGGCAAAATCCTGTCATGTAGAAAAGTAAGGACTTAAAATGAGAAGATATCTCCAGAGATGTTAAAGGTCTTCGAATGTGAATCCCCATACTTACAGTGTTCAAGTAGGTTTGATTTCCAGTGTCCTGGGATCCCTGGAATAAGGGGCTGTGATGTCCTGTGACACTTTCCCAGGGGCCGTGAAAGTCAAATGTCAGCACATTGATGAAATCAAGGTACCTGATTAAATGCAGAAGA
The genomic region above belongs to Plectropomus leopardus isolate mb unplaced genomic scaffold, YSFRI_Pleo_2.0 unplaced_scaffold29439, whole genome shotgun sequence and contains:
- the LOC121938423 gene encoding chitinase-3-like protein 2 codes for the protein MYLDFINVLTFDFHGPWESVTGHHSPLFQGSQDTGNQTYLNTDFAMRYWRDQGVPTQKLNMGIAAYGRAFDLSSASSDVGAPASGPGEEGCYTGEEGFWASYEICLYLEGITPQLIVDQKVPYAVAENQWVGFDNEDSIDTKTNYIKTNDFGGAVVWSLDLDDISGKFCNMGNNPFISQLHTLLVP